A region of Kribbella sp. NBC_01245 DNA encodes the following proteins:
- a CDS encoding ABC transporter substrate-binding protein, translating into MRSARGFVAVGAALTALALVLAGCGSGDDKGADAGGGALKLWHYEGADSAMGVAWDKAIEVFKAEHPGVQVQFERKAFEQIQQNASMILASDQAPDVMEYNKGNATAGLLSSKGLLADLTEEAESRGWDKALSPSLQTTAKYDDKGVMGSGKWFGIPNYGEYVMVYYNKALFKQHGVAVPKTLAELTQAMDTFVAKKVTPLGMAGAEYPAGQLYYQLALSKADRKFVDDYQLYKSPVDFTKDPVKYGADTFKEWVSKGYISKQSASLKAEDMGTAFMAGKTPMIFSGSWWYGRFAAEIKKFEWGTFLFPETKLHLGSSGNLWVVPESSKNKKLAYDFIDITMRPEIQNILGEKGGVPVRADLSKVTDAKNKELIANFDTITKADGLAFYPDWPVPGYYDVLVAGGQSLINGSKTTDQVLTDFAKAYTDGVQEIENG; encoded by the coding sequence ATGCGGTCTGCCCGCGGATTCGTTGCAGTAGGGGCCGCGTTGACCGCGCTGGCCTTGGTCCTGGCCGGATGCGGCAGTGGGGACGACAAGGGGGCCGACGCGGGCGGCGGCGCGCTCAAGTTGTGGCATTACGAAGGTGCCGACAGCGCCATGGGCGTGGCCTGGGACAAGGCGATCGAGGTGTTCAAGGCCGAGCACCCGGGCGTACAGGTCCAGTTCGAGCGGAAGGCGTTCGAGCAGATCCAGCAGAACGCGTCGATGATCCTCGCGTCCGACCAGGCGCCCGACGTGATGGAGTACAACAAGGGCAACGCCACGGCCGGCCTGCTGTCGTCGAAGGGGCTGCTCGCCGACCTCACCGAGGAGGCCGAGAGCCGCGGCTGGGACAAGGCGTTGAGCCCGAGCCTGCAGACCACCGCCAAGTACGACGACAAGGGCGTGATGGGCTCGGGCAAGTGGTTCGGCATCCCGAACTACGGCGAGTACGTGATGGTCTACTACAACAAGGCCCTCTTCAAGCAACACGGTGTCGCCGTGCCGAAGACCCTGGCCGAGCTGACCCAGGCGATGGACACGTTCGTCGCCAAGAAGGTCACGCCGCTGGGGATGGCAGGCGCGGAGTACCCGGCCGGCCAGCTCTACTACCAGCTCGCGCTGTCCAAGGCCGATCGCAAGTTCGTGGACGACTACCAGCTGTACAAGAGCCCGGTGGACTTCACGAAGGACCCGGTGAAGTACGGCGCGGACACGTTCAAGGAGTGGGTGAGCAAGGGGTACATCTCCAAGCAGTCCGCGAGCCTCAAGGCCGAGGACATGGGTACGGCGTTCATGGCGGGCAAGACGCCGATGATCTTCAGCGGATCCTGGTGGTACGGCCGTTTCGCCGCCGAGATCAAGAAGTTCGAGTGGGGCACGTTCCTCTTCCCGGAGACCAAGCTGCACCTCGGCTCGTCGGGCAACCTCTGGGTCGTACCGGAGAGCTCCAAGAACAAGAAGCTCGCGTACGACTTCATCGACATCACGATGCGCCCCGAGATCCAGAACATCCTCGGTGAGAAGGGCGGCGTACCGGTCCGGGCAGACCTGTCGAAGGTGACCGACGCGAAGAACAAGGAACTGATCGCCAACTTCGACACGATCACCAAGGCCGACGGTCTGGCGTTCTACCCCGACTGGCCCGTCCCCGGCTACTACGACGTTCTGGTGGCCGGCGGCCAATCCCTGATCAACGGGTCGAAGACCACCGACCAGGTGCTGACGGACTTCGCGAAGGCCTACACGGACGGCGTACAGGAGATCGAGAACGGATGA
- the araA gene encoding L-arabinose isomerase: protein MTTQAAGEIWFLTGSQGLYGEDTLRQVAAQSQQIAAELGQSDEIGPRIVWKPVLTEPDAIQRICQEASIAPECVGVIAWMHTFSPAKMWIAGLDALRAPLLHLHTQANVALPWADIDMDFMNLNQAAHGDREFGFMQTRLGVARTTVAGHVSDPDVCRRIGVWSRAAVGYAAMRSLKLARFGDNMRGVAVTEGDKVEAQHRFGVSVNTYAVNELVLAVDEVSDADVDALVKEYDDVYQVASDLRVGGERHESLRYAARIEAGLRGFLTDGGFGAFTTNFEDLGGLRQLPGLAVQRLMADGYGFGGEGDWKTSLLLATVKRMGAGRAGGTSFMEDYTYHLVPGEERILGAHMLEVCPTISGGVPTVEIHPLGIGGREDPVRLVFDADPGPAVVVGLADLGDRFRLVANEIDVVPPDEPLPSLPVARAVWKPRPNLRTSAESWLMAGAPHHTVLSSAVGTEELTDLAEMTRTELLVIDADTTTRQLTKEIRWNQAYYRLASPL, encoded by the coding sequence ATGACGACGCAAGCCGCCGGTGAGATCTGGTTCCTGACCGGAAGCCAGGGCCTGTACGGCGAGGACACCCTGCGCCAGGTCGCCGCCCAGTCGCAGCAGATCGCGGCAGAGCTCGGCCAGTCGGACGAGATCGGCCCGCGGATCGTCTGGAAGCCGGTACTCACCGAGCCCGACGCGATCCAGCGGATCTGCCAGGAGGCGTCGATCGCGCCCGAGTGTGTCGGCGTGATCGCCTGGATGCACACGTTCTCCCCGGCGAAGATGTGGATCGCCGGTCTGGACGCGCTGCGCGCCCCGCTGCTGCACCTGCACACGCAGGCGAACGTCGCGCTGCCGTGGGCCGATATCGACATGGACTTCATGAACCTGAACCAGGCCGCGCATGGCGACCGGGAGTTCGGCTTCATGCAGACCCGCCTTGGTGTCGCGCGGACGACCGTGGCCGGGCACGTCAGTGATCCCGACGTCTGCCGCCGCATCGGGGTTTGGTCGCGCGCGGCCGTCGGCTATGCGGCGATGCGTTCGCTGAAGCTGGCGCGCTTCGGCGACAACATGCGTGGGGTTGCCGTGACCGAAGGCGACAAGGTGGAGGCGCAGCATCGGTTCGGCGTCTCGGTCAACACGTACGCCGTGAACGAGTTGGTGCTGGCGGTCGACGAGGTCTCCGATGCTGACGTCGATGCCTTGGTCAAGGAGTACGACGACGTCTACCAGGTCGCTAGCGATTTGCGGGTGGGAGGCGAGCGGCACGAGTCGCTGCGGTATGCGGCCCGGATCGAGGCGGGGCTGCGCGGGTTCCTCACGGATGGCGGCTTCGGCGCGTTCACGACGAACTTCGAGGATCTTGGTGGTTTGCGGCAGCTGCCGGGTCTCGCCGTACAGCGCTTGATGGCCGACGGGTACGGGTTCGGTGGTGAAGGCGACTGGAAGACGTCGCTGCTGCTCGCCACGGTCAAGCGGATGGGCGCCGGGCGTGCCGGTGGTACGTCGTTTATGGAGGACTACACGTATCACCTGGTGCCGGGGGAGGAGCGGATCCTCGGCGCGCACATGCTCGAGGTCTGCCCGACGATCTCCGGCGGGGTGCCGACCGTGGAGATCCACCCACTCGGGATCGGCGGCCGGGAGGATCCGGTCCGCCTGGTCTTCGACGCGGATCCTGGTCCGGCCGTGGTGGTCGGGCTGGCCGATCTGGGCGATCGCTTCCGCCTGGTGGCCAACGAGATCGACGTCGTACCGCCGGACGAGCCGCTGCCCAGCCTCCCGGTTGCGCGCGCCGTCTGGAAACCCCGCCCCAACCTCCGTACCTCGGCCGAGTCCTGGCTGATGGCCGGCGCCCCCCACCACACCGTCCTGTCGAGCGCCGTCGGCACCGAAGAACTCACCGACCTCGCCGAAATGACCCGCACCGAACTCCTGGTCATCGACGCCGACACCACCACCCGCCAACTAACCAAAGAAATCCGCTGGAACCAGGCCTACTACCGCCTAGCCTCCCCCCTCTAA
- a CDS encoding carbohydrate ABC transporter permease: protein MSARQLGRSAAGFWWYLLPGAVAFIAIVAVPFGANIYLSLTKWSGVGSPRFIGADNYTRLLQDDVFWGSFRNSLAMVVAMVIVPTVIGLLLASTLFDVIGRRFGNKTASFLRATFYLPQVLPVVVAGILWGWLLRPDGAFNALLNAIGLGGLSHDWLGDPRTALPMVMLVMIWVQIGYPVVIFMAALQRVDPDLYEAAEIDGAGWFRRFQAITLPQIRPETFVVALTCTIAALKVFGPIWALTRGGPNNATTVPSYFAYNAFFNKLQVGYGAAVATALTLLIVIVSLAFLRIQSRTESAEER, encoded by the coding sequence ATGAGCGCCCGCCAACTCGGGCGTTCCGCGGCAGGCTTCTGGTGGTACCTACTGCCAGGAGCCGTCGCGTTCATCGCGATCGTGGCCGTGCCGTTCGGCGCCAACATCTACCTCTCCCTGACGAAGTGGAGTGGAGTCGGATCGCCGCGGTTCATCGGAGCTGACAACTACACGCGATTGCTGCAGGACGACGTCTTCTGGGGCTCGTTCCGCAACAGTCTCGCGATGGTCGTCGCGATGGTGATCGTGCCGACCGTCATCGGCCTGCTGCTCGCTTCGACCCTGTTCGACGTCATCGGCCGCAGGTTCGGAAACAAGACCGCGTCGTTCCTGCGGGCGACTTTCTACCTTCCGCAAGTCCTTCCGGTAGTTGTCGCCGGCATCCTTTGGGGTTGGCTGCTGCGTCCCGATGGTGCCTTCAACGCGCTGCTGAACGCGATCGGCCTCGGTGGGCTGAGTCACGACTGGCTGGGCGATCCGCGGACGGCGTTGCCGATGGTCATGCTGGTGATGATCTGGGTCCAGATCGGCTATCCCGTCGTCATCTTCATGGCCGCGCTACAGCGAGTCGACCCTGATCTGTACGAGGCCGCCGAGATCGATGGCGCCGGCTGGTTCCGCCGGTTCCAGGCGATCACCCTGCCGCAGATCCGGCCGGAGACGTTCGTCGTCGCGTTGACTTGCACGATCGCGGCGTTGAAGGTGTTCGGCCCGATCTGGGCGCTGACCCGCGGCGGCCCGAACAACGCGACCACCGTGCCGTCGTACTTCGCCTACAACGCCTTCTTCAACAAGCTTCAAGTCGGGTACGGCGCTGCCGTGGCGACCGCGTTGACGCTGTTGATCGTCATCGTCAGTCTCGCGTTCCTGCGAATCCAGAGCCGAACCGAATCCGCGGAGGAACGCTGA